One uncultured Caproiciproducens sp. DNA segment encodes these proteins:
- a CDS encoding MFS transporter, whose translation MLDTFGSVVGPLVTAGLLYVLAKNAMQYRIIFYIGGSISAVTLLLIAFFVKEKPQADSKDQNKFDFSLLKGKFLFFLVIMLVFTLGNSSDSYLILRAQDVGVSAIAIPIVYALFNLFYGLLATPAGILSDNIGRIKIMQAGWLIYALCYIGFAVARQPWQIWLIYIFYGMYYATTEGISKALVARVVPENQRGTAYGLFNASLGLMSLPANLIAGYLWDRVAPSATFYFGAICALAAFVLISFSKLDKPQISS comes from the coding sequence ATGCTGGACACATTTGGTTCGGTTGTGGGTCCACTCGTAACAGCAGGGCTGCTGTATGTGCTTGCGAAAAATGCCATGCAATACAGAATTATCTTTTACATCGGCGGTTCAATTTCAGCCGTGACACTTCTGCTGATTGCGTTTTTTGTAAAAGAAAAGCCGCAGGCCGATTCAAAAGATCAGAATAAATTTGATTTTAGTCTTTTAAAAGGTAAATTTCTGTTTTTCTTAGTCATCATGCTTGTGTTTACGCTTGGAAATTCCAGTGACTCCTACTTAATCCTGCGTGCCCAGGATGTCGGCGTCAGCGCAATTGCAATTCCCATCGTTTATGCCCTGTTCAATTTATTTTATGGATTGCTTGCGACTCCTGCCGGAATATTATCAGATAATATCGGGCGGATAAAAATCATGCAGGCAGGATGGCTGATTTATGCTTTATGCTACATTGGTTTCGCTGTTGCTCGCCAACCATGGCAAATATGGTTAATTTATATTTTTTACGGTATGTATTATGCAACGACAGAAGGAATCTCAAAAGCTTTGGTTGCCCGTGTCGTGCCTGAAAATCAGCGCGGAACTGCTTATGGGCTTTTTAACGCGTCGCTGGGTCTTATGTCGTTACCGGCTAATCTGATCGCAGGGTATCTCTGGGACAGGGTTGCACCTTCTGCAACATTTTATTTCGGTGCCATATGCGCATTAGCCGCATTCGTATTAATAAGCTTTTCAAAACTGGATAAACCGCAAATCTCGTCATAA